In Mangrovivirga cuniculi, the following proteins share a genomic window:
- a CDS encoding SusC/RagA family TonB-linked outer membrane protein encodes MKQLYQKLTCFAIVVIGLMSFTTIQAQSITVSGTVTDFNGQPLPAVNVIEKGTNNGAVTDVNGNYSVTLPGDAILVFSSIGFVKEEVPVNGRTTIDMTLAEDIQSLSEVVVIGYGTQEKEDVTGSVGAIEEEDFNKGAMVSPQDLIVGRLPGVQVTTNGGAPGSGSTIRIRGGSSLSASNDPLIVVDGVPLGESGIAGMRNPLSTINPNDIESFTVLKDASAAAIYGSRAANGVIMITTKSGGKDAPLSISYDGNVSIYTVPNTADVLSSDEYRELINNQVSFGNIPDDALDLLGNENTDWQDEIYDTAIGTEHNVSLSGSKFDTPFRLSFNYSNQDGILRTSNFERKAIGANFDPSLLDDHLKFDINFKSSWVDNRFANQGAIGSAVTFDPTQPVRVSDGQWGGYYYWQQPSNPSRPITIAPTNPVALLEQTNNSAAVNRITTNANITYKFHFLPELKANLNLGLDRSKTDGTEFVSADASYAIDDEFGNGTTNNYEGETRDEILEFYLNYTKDLESIDSKIEVLGGYSYQHFYNENSNTVYDATEENVKDSLRIDKSEAFLISFYGRLNYTLKDRYVFTATYRRDGSSRFSEENRWGNFLSGAFAWKIDQEDFLVDNETISQLKLRLGYGEIGQQNVLSRYPALARVTTSGPRARYQLGNEFYRTTRFEGYDANLKWEETATWNAGIDFGFLEDRITGSLDFYYKESTDLLNSIPIPQGTNFTNELLTNIGSLENRGVELAVNAVVVNTGKFRWDAGVNFTYNDNEITNLTAVDNPDYLGVFVGGIGGGVGNTVQIHSTGHPRNTFFVYEQVYNNSGVPIEGLYVDQNGDGIINDLDRIRREDPAPDAYFGFSSMLNYKNLTFSFNARMNIGNHVYNNVASQYGQLANVYNSTGYLNNVSPYFYESGFLQPQYLSSFYLEDASFFRMDNMTLSYDFGNLISDKLGMYANFTVQNAFVITKYSGLDPEVDGGIDNNFYPRPRTFLIGIGVNL; translated from the coding sequence ATGAAGCAGCTTTATCAAAAGTTAACGTGCTTCGCAATTGTTGTAATTGGCTTAATGTCTTTTACTACCATTCAAGCACAATCCATTACTGTTTCAGGTACAGTAACTGATTTTAACGGTCAGCCTTTGCCTGCAGTGAATGTCATCGAAAAGGGGACAAATAATGGAGCAGTGACAGACGTTAATGGTAATTATTCGGTAACTCTACCAGGTGATGCCATTCTTGTATTTTCATCAATAGGATTTGTAAAAGAAGAAGTGCCGGTAAATGGCAGAACTACTATTGATATGACTTTGGCTGAAGATATCCAATCTTTGTCTGAAGTAGTTGTAATTGGTTATGGTACTCAGGAAAAGGAAGACGTGACTGGTTCCGTGGGCGCTATAGAGGAAGAAGATTTTAATAAAGGAGCGATGGTTTCGCCTCAGGATCTTATTGTAGGTAGACTTCCTGGTGTTCAGGTTACTACCAACGGTGGTGCACCAGGGTCTGGTTCAACTATCAGAATTCGTGGTGGTTCTTCGCTATCAGCAAGTAATGATCCATTGATCGTTGTCGATGGTGTTCCATTAGGAGAATCGGGTATTGCCGGGATGAGAAACCCGTTAAGTACAATTAACCCGAATGACATTGAATCATTTACAGTTCTAAAGGATGCTTCAGCTGCTGCGATTTACGGATCAAGAGCAGCAAACGGAGTTATTATGATCACTACTAAAAGTGGTGGAAAGGATGCTCCATTAAGTATCTCTTATGATGGTAACGTATCAATTTATACAGTTCCAAATACTGCTGATGTATTATCTTCGGATGAATACAGAGAATTGATAAATAACCAGGTGTCGTTTGGTAATATTCCGGATGATGCATTGGATTTATTAGGAAATGAAAATACTGACTGGCAGGATGAAATTTATGATACTGCTATCGGAACAGAACACAATGTTTCATTATCAGGTTCCAAATTTGATACACCATTCAGGCTTTCTTTTAATTATTCTAACCAGGATGGTATTTTAAGAACTTCTAATTTTGAAAGAAAAGCCATTGGTGCAAATTTCGATCCTTCTTTATTAGATGATCATTTGAAATTTGATATTAACTTTAAAAGCTCTTGGGTAGATAATAGATTTGCTAATCAAGGTGCTATTGGATCTGCTGTAACATTTGATCCGACTCAACCTGTTAGAGTTTCTGATGGACAGTGGGGAGGTTATTACTACTGGCAACAGCCTTCAAATCCATCTCGTCCAATTACTATTGCACCAACTAACCCAGTTGCATTACTTGAGCAAACTAATAACTCAGCAGCTGTAAACCGCATTACAACAAATGCGAATATTACTTATAAATTCCATTTTTTACCGGAATTAAAAGCTAATTTAAATCTTGGTTTAGACAGATCTAAGACAGATGGTACAGAATTTGTTTCAGCGGATGCGAGTTATGCGATAGATGACGAATTCGGAAATGGAACGACTAATAACTATGAAGGAGAAACAAGGGATGAAATCCTGGAGTTTTACCTGAACTATACAAAAGATTTAGAGTCGATTGACAGTAAAATAGAAGTTCTTGGTGGTTATTCTTACCAGCATTTCTACAATGAAAACTCAAATACTGTATATGATGCTACAGAAGAAAATGTAAAAGATTCACTAAGGATTGATAAAAGTGAAGCATTTCTTATCTCTTTTTATGGCCGTTTAAATTATACATTAAAAGACAGATATGTTTTTACAGCTACTTATCGTAGAGATGGATCTTCTCGTTTTAGCGAAGAAAACAGATGGGGTAATTTCCTTTCAGGAGCTTTTGCATGGAAAATCGATCAGGAAGATTTCCTTGTTGACAATGAAACCATCTCACAATTAAAATTGAGATTAGGTTACGGTGAGATCGGACAGCAGAATGTGTTATCGCGATACCCAGCCCTTGCACGTGTGACAACCAGTGGGCCCCGAGCAAGATATCAATTAGGTAATGAATTTTATAGGACTACCAGGTTTGAAGGATATGATGCAAATCTGAAATGGGAAGAAACAGCAACCTGGAATGCGGGTATTGACTTTGGATTCCTGGAAGACAGAATTACCGGTAGCCTTGATTTTTATTATAAAGAAAGTACCGACCTGTTAAATAGTATTCCAATTCCTCAGGGAACAAATTTCACTAATGAACTTTTAACAAACATTGGTAGTCTGGAAAACCGTGGTGTGGAACTAGCTGTGAATGCAGTGGTAGTTAACACTGGGAAATTCAGATGGGACGCTGGTGTGAATTTTACCTATAATGATAATGAAATCACTAACCTGACCGCAGTAGATAATCCTGATTATTTAGGAGTGTTTGTTGGTGGTATAGGAGGAGGTGTAGGAAATACTGTCCAAATTCACAGTACAGGGCACCCTAGAAATACATTCTTCGTTTACGAGCAAGTTTACAATAATAGCGGAGTTCCAATCGAGGGGCTATATGTTGACCAAAATGGTGATGGAATAATAAATGACCTGGATCGAATCAGACGTGAAGATCCTGCGCCTGACGCATACTTTGGATTCAGTTCAATGCTTAATTATAAAAATCTAACATTCTCTTTTAATGCCAGAATGAATATTGGAAACCACGTTTATAACAACGTAGCTTCGCAATATGGGCAATTAGCTAATGTTTACAATTCTACAGGATATCTGAATAATGTATCCCCTTATTTTTATGAATCTGGATTTTTACAGCCTCAATATTTATCATCGTTCTATCTTGAAGATGCTTCATTCTTCAGAATGGATAACATGACTTTGAGCTATGACTTCGGGAATTTAATTTCTGATAAGTTAGGAATGTATGCTAATTTCACTGTACAAAATGCGTTTGTAATAACGAAATACTCTGGATTAGATCCGGAAGTTGATGGTGGTATAGATAATAATTTCTATCCTAGACCAAGAACATTCTTAATTGGAATAGGTGTGAACTTATAA
- a CDS encoding quinone oxidoreductase family protein has product MKAIEIQTVNSKEIQLVSKTIPETSEDEILIKGLAAALNHRDEYIREGLYPGIKDGVTLGSDLCGIVIEAKKDNSLINKRVIVNPNRQWGDSEKVQSKDFHIMGLPHNGALAEYCKVPADKIFPAPDFLTDEECAALPLGGLTAYRALFYHGKAEKGQKVLITGIGGGVAQFACQFAIALGCEVYVTSSSEQKAKKMIDLGAKQSFNYKEENWHKELVKETNGGVDLVIDSAGGEQMNKYIKATKPGGKIVFYGASAGKTNKFDLHSAFWKQLTIQGSTMGSDNEFEKMLDFVNKHQIHPIIDSEGFNLDNAIEAFDKMKSGKQFGKLVINLKEN; this is encoded by the coding sequence ATGAAAGCTATTGAAATACAAACAGTTAACTCAAAAGAAATACAACTTGTTTCGAAAACGATTCCGGAAACTTCAGAAGATGAAATTTTAATTAAAGGACTTGCTGCAGCTTTAAATCACCGGGATGAATATATCCGTGAAGGTTTATATCCAGGAATTAAAGATGGAGTAACCCTGGGGTCTGATCTTTGCGGAATTGTCATTGAAGCAAAAAAAGACAATAGCCTGATTAATAAACGTGTGATCGTTAACCCTAACCGTCAATGGGGAGATTCAGAAAAGGTTCAGTCAAAAGATTTTCATATCATGGGATTGCCACATAACGGTGCTTTAGCTGAATATTGTAAAGTTCCAGCAGATAAGATTTTTCCTGCTCCTGATTTTTTAACCGATGAGGAATGTGCTGCTTTACCTTTAGGTGGGTTAACAGCATACAGAGCTCTGTTCTATCATGGGAAAGCCGAAAAAGGACAGAAAGTATTGATCACAGGAATTGGCGGAGGAGTAGCACAATTTGCCTGCCAATTTGCTATCGCACTGGGATGTGAAGTATATGTTACTTCCAGTAGTGAACAGAAAGCTAAAAAAATGATAGATCTTGGAGCCAAACAGTCTTTTAATTACAAAGAAGAAAACTGGCATAAAGAACTGGTTAAAGAAACGAATGGTGGTGTAGACCTGGTAATTGATTCTGCAGGTGGTGAACAAATGAATAAATATATAAAGGCCACTAAACCGGGAGGGAAAATTGTATTTTACGGGGCCAGCGCAGGTAAAACCAATAAATTTGACCTCCATTCAGCATTCTGGAAACAACTAACCATCCAGGGATCAACCATGGGTAGTGACAATGAATTTGAGAAAATGCTCGATTTTGTAAACAAACACCAGATACACCCGATTATAGATAGTGAAGGCTTCAATCTCGACAATGCCATAGAAGCCTTCGATAAAATGAAGTCCGGAAAGCAATTCGGCAAATTAGTGATTAACTTAAAAGAAAATTAA
- a CDS encoding tetratricopeptide repeat protein — translation MNKQRIELLKTYIKEDSSDPFNYYALALEYLDENRAEAEEYFVKLLKTFPEYLPTYYHAAHFFMDTDPDRTSEIFEEGIKLAQIQGDLKTLAELRNAYTNWQFDQD, via the coding sequence ATGAATAAACAACGCATAGAGTTGCTGAAAACCTATATTAAAGAAGATTCTTCCGATCCATTTAACTACTATGCATTGGCACTCGAGTATTTGGATGAAAATCGTGCCGAAGCCGAAGAATATTTCGTTAAGCTTCTAAAAACATTTCCTGAGTATCTGCCAACGTATTATCATGCAGCACATTTTTTTATGGATACTGATCCGGACAGAACTTCTGAGATCTTCGAAGAGGGCATAAAACTGGCCCAAATACAGGGAGATCTTAAAACTCTGGCCGAATTGCGCAATGCATATACTAACTGGCAGTTCGATCAGGATTAA
- a CDS encoding electron transfer flavoprotein subunit beta/FixA family protein — translation MKILVCITHVPDTTSKISFTDNNTKFDSSGVQYIIGPYDDYALARAVELKESNGATVTVLNVGTSETEPTIRKALAIGADDAIRVDAFPENGHFVAEQIAHIAKENNYDLILMGRESIDYNGGAVHGMVGEMLGLPSLSPVMTLDIEGNTAKMTREIEGGKEYVEADLPFVAGCQEPIAEWKIPNMRGIMTARTKPLNVVEAVDTTEKTELKNYELPPEKGDCKMVDPDNVEELVDLLKNEAKVL, via the coding sequence ATGAAAATACTGGTTTGTATAACACACGTACCCGATACAACTTCAAAAATCAGTTTTACTGATAACAATACCAAATTTGATTCATCGGGGGTGCAATATATCATCGGACCATATGATGATTATGCACTGGCTAGAGCAGTTGAACTGAAAGAATCTAACGGAGCAACTGTTACTGTATTAAATGTTGGAACTTCTGAAACAGAACCAACAATCAGAAAAGCATTAGCAATTGGTGCTGATGATGCGATCAGAGTTGATGCATTCCCTGAGAATGGTCATTTCGTAGCTGAGCAAATTGCACATATTGCAAAAGAAAACAATTACGATCTTATTCTTATGGGTCGTGAGTCGATTGATTATAATGGTGGTGCTGTTCACGGCATGGTTGGTGAAATGCTGGGATTACCTTCATTATCTCCGGTGATGACTCTTGACATCGAAGGCAATACTGCTAAGATGACCAGAGAGATCGAAGGCGGTAAGGAGTATGTCGAAGCAGATCTTCCTTTCGTTGCTGGTTGCCAGGAGCCTATCGCAGAGTGGAAAATCCCTAACATGCGAGGTATCATGACAGCTAGAACTAAACCACTTAACGTAGTTGAGGCTGTGGACACCACGGAGAAAACAGAACTTAAAAACTACGAGCTTCCACCTGAGAAAGGTGATTGCAAGATGGTAGATCCTGACAATGTAGAAGAGTTAGTTGATCTATTAAAAAACGAAGCTAAAGTACTTTAA
- a CDS encoding electron transfer flavoprotein subunit alpha/FixB family protein — MSSILVFAESTDGKFKKTSREAVSYAAEMGGDVTAVAFGDIEQSELESLGNNGAGKVLHAGDDKLNQGVIQAYATALAQAVEQTGSEIVVMSKSSLGDAIAARLAAKIGAALAGNVVSLPDTSNGFVVKRSIYTNKAFVNVDMKEGKKIIAVKKNAVAIKEDGGSATVESFSPDLGDSDFAVKITKTEKAEGDILLPEADLVVSGGRGLKGPENWDMIEELAGELGAATGCSKPVSDMGWRPHHEHVGQTGVKVAPSLYIAIGISGAIQHLAGVNASKVLVAINKDPEAPFFKAADYGIVGDAFEVVPKLIDAVKASND; from the coding sequence ATGTCATCTATATTAGTATTTGCAGAAAGTACAGACGGAAAATTCAAAAAGACATCCAGGGAAGCGGTAAGTTATGCTGCTGAAATGGGAGGTGATGTTACTGCCGTTGCTTTTGGAGATATTGAGCAGTCTGAACTTGAATCATTAGGAAACAATGGAGCCGGAAAAGTTTTACACGCCGGTGACGACAAATTAAACCAGGGTGTGATCCAGGCTTACGCTACAGCTTTGGCTCAGGCAGTTGAGCAAACTGGTTCCGAGATCGTAGTGATGTCTAAATCATCTTTAGGTGATGCTATTGCTGCACGATTAGCAGCTAAAATTGGAGCTGCCCTTGCTGGGAACGTAGTCAGCCTTCCAGACACATCTAATGGTTTTGTAGTAAAAAGAAGTATCTACACTAACAAGGCCTTTGTTAACGTGGATATGAAAGAAGGTAAAAAAATCATTGCTGTTAAGAAAAATGCAGTAGCAATCAAAGAAGACGGTGGAAGTGCAACAGTTGAAAGCTTCTCTCCTGATCTTGGCGATTCTGATTTCGCTGTAAAAATCACAAAAACTGAAAAAGCTGAAGGAGACATCCTTCTTCCCGAGGCTGACCTTGTAGTTTCCGGTGGTAGAGGTCTTAAAGGACCTGAAAACTGGGATATGATTGAAGAACTTGCTGGTGAGCTTGGAGCAGCGACAGGATGTAGTAAACCTGTATCGGATATGGGATGGAGACCGCATCACGAACATGTCGGTCAAACAGGTGTAAAAGTCGCACCTTCCTTGTATATTGCGATAGGAATCAGTGGAGCTATTCAGCACCTTGCTGGTGTGAATGCTTCTAAAGTGCTGGTTGCCATAAACAAAGACCCGGAAGCACCTTTCTTCAAGGCCGCTGATTATGGTATTGTCGGAGATGCTTTTGAGGTAGTACCAAAATTGATTGATGCTGTCAAAGCTTCTAATGACTAA
- a CDS encoding bifunctional nuclease family protein, whose protein sequence is MDNRIRLEILGLSSSQSQSGSFALVLGEVGGNRRLPIIIGMPEAQAIAIEIEKITPNRPMTHDLFKSFAHSFDFSVDSITISELKEGVFYAKIVCRNESKAVEIDARPSDAIAIGLRFDVPIFTYEQIMEEAGIELTEEADEEMSEAKKDKTKSTAEKSKPFTDRLKDFSMDKLKEMLDKALSDESYEEAAKIRDEINRRN, encoded by the coding sequence GTGGATAATAGAATACGACTGGAAATACTTGGATTATCATCGAGTCAATCGCAAAGCGGCTCATTCGCACTTGTATTAGGTGAAGTTGGAGGCAACCGACGCCTTCCGATTATCATCGGAATGCCAGAAGCTCAGGCTATTGCTATTGAAATTGAAAAGATAACTCCAAACAGGCCCATGACACACGACCTGTTTAAGTCGTTTGCCCATAGTTTTGATTTCTCTGTTGACTCAATTACCATCAGCGAATTAAAAGAGGGTGTATTCTATGCAAAAATTGTTTGTCGCAATGAATCAAAAGCAGTAGAAATTGACGCCAGGCCTTCTGATGCTATTGCTATCGGCCTACGCTTTGATGTCCCTATTTTTACCTATGAGCAAATCATGGAAGAGGCAGGTATCGAGCTAACCGAGGAAGCTGATGAAGAAATGTCTGAAGCAAAAAAAGACAAAACTAAGTCTACTGCTGAAAAAAGCAAACCATTCACAGATCGTCTTAAGGATTTTTCAATGGACAAGCTAAAAGAGATGCTTGACAAGGCGCTATCAGACGAAAGTTATGAAGAAGCAGCCAAAATCCGCGACGAAATAAACAGAAGAAATTGA